One genomic region from Methanocaldococcus fervens AG86 encodes:
- the dadD gene encoding multifunctional 5'-deoxyadenosine/S-adenosyl-L-homocysteine/5'-methylthioadenosine deaminase has protein sequence MILVKDVFVNGKRQDILIEGNKIKKIGEVKREEIGDAEIIDGKKKIAIPGLINTHTHIPMTLFRGVADDLPLMEWLNNYIWPMEAKLNEEIVYWGTLLGCIEMIRSGTTTFNDMYFFLEGIAKAVDESGMRAFLAYGMIDLFDEEKREKEIKNAEKYINYINNLNNSRIKPALGPHAPYTCSKELLIEVNNLAKKYNVPIHIHMNETLDEIKMVKEKTGLEPFIYLNSFGFFDDVRVIAAHCVHLTDEEIKIIKKKNINISHNPISNLKLASGVAPIPKLLNENINITLGTDGCGSNNNLNLFEEIKISAILHKGVNLNPTVVKAEEAFNFATKNGAKALDIKAGELKEGYLADIVLINMDKPYLYPKENITSHLVYAFNGFVDDVIIDGNVVMREGKILTVDEEKVYEKAEEMYEILRS, from the coding sequence GTGATATTGGTAAAGGATGTATTTGTGAATGGAAAGAGGCAGGATATATTAATTGAAGGAAACAAAATAAAAAAGATTGGAGAAGTTAAAAGAGAAGAGATTGGAGATGCTGAAATTATAGACGGAAAGAAGAAAATAGCTATTCCTGGATTGATAAATACTCACACACACATACCAATGACATTATTTAGGGGAGTTGCTGATGATTTGCCTTTAATGGAGTGGCTAAACAACTACATCTGGCCTATGGAGGCAAAACTTAATGAGGAGATTGTTTATTGGGGGACTTTATTGGGATGCATTGAGATGATCAGAAGTGGAACAACAACATTTAACGATATGTATTTCTTCTTGGAGGGAATTGCCAAAGCAGTTGATGAAAGCGGAATGAGAGCTTTTTTAGCATATGGAATGATAGACTTGTTTGATGAAGAAAAGAGGGAAAAAGAGATTAAAAATGCTGAGAAGTATATAAACTACATAAATAACTTAAATAACAGCAGAATAAAACCAGCTCTCGGTCCTCACGCTCCATATACATGCTCTAAAGAACTTTTAATTGAGGTTAATAATTTAGCTAAAAAGTATAACGTCCCAATACACATACACATGAATGAAACCTTAGATGAAATAAAGATGGTTAAGGAGAAAACTGGCTTGGAGCCATTTATTTATTTGAACTCATTTGGTTTCTTTGATGATGTTAGAGTTATAGCTGCTCATTGCGTGCATTTAACTGATGAAGAAATAAAAATAATTAAAAAAAAGAACATAAATATCTCTCACAACCCAATTAGCAACTTAAAATTAGCTTCTGGAGTGGCTCCAATTCCAAAGCTTTTGAATGAAAATATAAATATCACATTAGGAACTGACGGATGCGGAAGCAACAACAACTTAAATTTATTTGAAGAGATAAAGATATCTGCTATTTTGCATAAAGGAGTTAATCTAAATCCAACTGTTGTTAAAGCTGAGGAAGCGTTTAACTTTGCCACCAAAAATGGAGCTAAGGCATTGGATATAAAAGCTGGGGAGTTAAAAGAAGGATACTTGGCAGATATTGTTTTAATAAACATGGATAAGCCATATTTATATCCAAAAGAGAATATAACATCCCATTTAGTTTATGCATTTAACGGCTTTGTAGATGACGTTATAATAGATGGAAATGTTGTTATGAGGGAAGGGAAAATTTTAACTGTCGATGAAGAAAAGGTTTATGAAAAAGCAGAGGAGATGTATGAGATTTTGAGAAGTTAA
- a CDS encoding AAA family ATPase, whose product MKIRSIHAKNLFSFDDFKITFDDRNIITIFGSNNVGKTNLFRVLKLLKNIINRKISPIDLEVLLHEKNKKMAEINVEVLFDECDKEIISKFLRIFFKVNSPEIINLCNHLKLNVMSNIANYFSEGIYVWECSEVSCREPYFILKLKNLEEDIEKIMNYLIKYELDKITPDLIDHSEILHDLNRNVETIKLINDLKGIIVSSINAMLSTYKESNRIYFNTLIDGEENITQIIGDNYNLIKEFRENLDIYVDFIKKLNMDEKILTVFIILLSLNELLINKMSINIDKVLEYVKENPWDTEVVGYLKEIFEFCKINSNDIKEISLNTLLLKIYEDNIITYEYDSFDEMKLGLSDPKFAGLFKCLLENRTIEGSDNPYLLYPLKNWISNYLFCLKNNTNLKLRKKYMEIKAMFEYIFEDENLTFDVILVENRPEITVYSGEFEIPIDMVGLSIKKILEILTLIFGYEGKVILLDTPFANLHPKYQKKLIKILKNKNIKSQIFVIIYSHHFIDEANINNTFRFYIKDGEKSTKFIRIRDVMEKLEKTYGKKYILDTYIKKIFLSDISILISSNIDVAISDLAGLPESPIDEYVVEVIRLKDTKAYIKYLSLLEFTKIPYILMLSEWEVYSLYEREVLKEHDGIKIRYKLMDEGKYQKEMENYIKFFEDRAPFWLSKEEFNAVIKEFVETMENYRRKLKTKGYATLTTYEEVIGYCINPLKERLNDIIRKKLFIYTYPKHADSELRLKEFKEFFEYFVKHHKL is encoded by the coding sequence ATGAAAATAAGGTCAATACACGCAAAAAATTTATTCTCTTTTGATGATTTCAAAATAACATTCGATGATAGAAATATCATCACAATATTTGGTTCAAATAATGTGGGGAAAACTAATTTGTTTAGAGTATTAAAATTACTAAAAAATATTATAAACAGAAAAATATCGCCTATAGATTTGGAGGTCCTCCTGCACGAAAAAAACAAAAAAATGGCAGAAATAAATGTAGAGGTTTTATTTGATGAATGTGATAAGGAAATTATATCAAAATTTCTTAGAATTTTCTTTAAAGTAAATAGTCCTGAAATTATAAACTTATGTAACCACTTAAAATTAAATGTTATGAGTAATATTGCAAACTACTTCTCAGAAGGGATATATGTATGGGAGTGTTCTGAAGTATCCTGTAGAGAGCCATATTTTATACTTAAATTAAAAAATTTAGAAGAAGACATAGAAAAAATAATGAATTACTTGATAAAATACGAATTAGATAAAATCACTCCAGATTTAATCGACCATAGTGAAATTTTGCATGATTTAAATCGTAACGTTGAAACTATAAAGCTAATAAACGATTTAAAAGGAATTATAGTTTCATCAATTAACGCAATGCTATCGACCTATAAAGAAAGTAATAGAATATACTTTAACACTTTAATTGATGGAGAAGAAAACATCACACAAATAATTGGGGACAACTATAACCTAATAAAAGAATTTAGAGAGAATTTAGATATATATGTAGATTTTATTAAAAAATTGAATATGGATGAGAAGATATTAACTGTTTTTATCATTTTACTGTCTTTAAATGAATTGTTGATCAATAAAATGTCAATTAATATCGATAAGGTTTTAGAATACGTTAAAGAAAATCCGTGGGATACGGAAGTTGTTGGATATTTAAAAGAAATTTTTGAATTTTGTAAAATAAACAGTAATGATATCAAAGAGATTTCCTTGAATACTTTATTGTTAAAAATATATGAAGATAATATAATAACTTATGAGTACGATTCTTTCGATGAAATGAAATTAGGACTTTCAGATCCAAAATTTGCCGGACTCTTTAAATGTTTACTTGAAAATAGAACAATTGAAGGAAGTGATAATCCATACTTACTCTACCCACTAAAAAACTGGATTTCTAACTATTTGTTTTGTCTAAAAAACAATACAAACCTGAAATTAAGAAAAAAATATATGGAAATTAAAGCAATGTTTGAATACATATTTGAAGACGAAAATCTTACTTTTGATGTAATTTTGGTGGAAAATAGGCCTGAAATTACCGTATATTCTGGAGAATTTGAAATTCCTATAGATATGGTTGGATTGAGTATAAAAAAGATTTTAGAAATACTAACATTAATATTCGGTTACGAAGGAAAAGTAATCTTACTCGACACTCCCTTTGCAAATCTTCATCCAAAATATCAGAAGAAATTAATAAAAATTTTGAAAAATAAAAATATCAAGTCGCAGATATTTGTGATTATATACTCCCATCACTTTATAGATGAAGCAAACATCAACAATACTTTTAGATTCTACATAAAAGATGGAGAAAAGTCCACGAAATTCATTAGGATAAGAGATGTTATGGAAAAGTTAGAAAAAACGTATGGGAAAAAATATATCCTTGACACCTATATTAAGAAAATTTTCTTATCAGATATATCAATTCTAATAAGTTCGAATATAGATGTTGCAATATCCGATTTAGCAGGATTGCCTGAATCTCCTATTGATGAATATGTTGTTGAAGTAATACGCTTGAAAGATACAAAGGCATATATAAAGTATTTAAGCTTGTTAGAATTTACAAAAATACCGTATATTTTAATGCTCAGTGAATGGGAAGTTTATAGCTTATATGAAAGAGAAGTTCTCAAAGAACATGATGGCATAAAAATAAGATACAAATTAATGGATGAAGGAAAATATCAAAAAGAAATGGAAAATTATATAAAATTTTTTGAAGATAGGGCACCGTTTTGGTTATCTAAAGAAGAATTCAATGCCGTAATTAAAGAGTTCGTTGAAACCATGGAAAATTATAGAAGAAAGCTTAAAACAAAAGGTTACGCTACATTAACAACTTATGAAGAGGTTATTGGATACTGCATAAATCCATTAAAGGAGAGATTGAACGATATTATCAGGAAAAAACTCTTTATATACACTTACCCAAAACATGCAGATTCGGAACTTAGGTTAAAAGAATTTAAAGAATTCTTTGAATATTTTGTTAAGCATCATAAACTCTAA
- the ilvC gene encoding ketol-acid reductoisomerase, which translates to MVKIFYDKDVTFDAVKDKTIAVIGYGSQGRAQALNMKDSGLNVIVGLRPEGASWNKAIKDGHTVMTVEEAAEKADIIHILIPDEVQPAVYKKQIEPHLTEGKTISFSHGYNIHYGLIKPPENVNITMVAPKGPGAMVRKTFEEGFGVPGLVAVERDYTGDALQIALGMAKGIGLTRAGVIETTFREETETDLFGEQVVLCGGVTELIKAAFETLVEAGYAPEMAYFETCHELKLIVDLIYQKGLQGMWENVSNTAEYGGLTRRKRVINEESRKAMKEILKEIQDGRFAKEWSLENVAGAPQLNALRRLEKEHLIEKVGKELRKMCGLEKE; encoded by the coding sequence ATGGTTAAAATATTCTACGATAAAGATGTAACGTTTGATGCTGTTAAAGACAAAACTATAGCAGTTATTGGTTATGGAAGCCAGGGAAGAGCTCAGGCATTGAACATGAAAGATAGTGGTTTAAATGTTATAGTTGGTCTAAGACCTGAAGGAGCTTCATGGAACAAGGCAATCAAAGATGGACATACAGTTATGACTGTTGAAGAGGCTGCCGAGAAAGCTGACATCATCCACATATTAATACCAGATGAAGTTCAGCCAGCAGTTTATAAAAAGCAAATTGAGCCTCATTTAACAGAAGGGAAGACAATAAGCTTCTCACATGGTTATAATATCCACTATGGATTAATAAAACCTCCAGAGAATGTTAATATAACAATGGTTGCCCCTAAAGGACCAGGGGCAATGGTTAGAAAGACATTTGAAGAAGGGTTTGGAGTTCCTGGATTAGTTGCTGTTGAGAGGGATTACACAGGAGACGCTTTACAAATCGCTTTAGGAATGGCTAAAGGAATTGGATTAACAAGAGCTGGAGTAATAGAAACAACATTTAGGGAAGAGACAGAGACCGATTTATTCGGAGAGCAAGTTGTTTTATGTGGAGGAGTTACTGAATTAATTAAAGCTGCATTTGAAACATTAGTTGAGGCAGGTTATGCTCCAGAAATGGCTTACTTTGAAACATGCCACGAGTTAAAGCTAATTGTTGATTTAATCTATCAAAAAGGATTGCAGGGAATGTGGGAAAACGTTTCAAACACTGCTGAATATGGAGGATTAACAAGAAGAAAAAGAGTTATAAATGAAGAGTCAAGAAAAGCGATGAAAGAAATATTGAAAGAAATTCAAGATGGAAGATTTGCAAAAGAGTGGAGTTTAGAAAATGTTGCTGGAGCACCTCAATTAAATGCTTTAAGAAGATTGGAGAAAGAGCATTTAATTGAAAAAGTTGGTAAAGAATTAAGAAAGATGTGTGGATTGGAGAAAGAATAA
- a CDS encoding ATP-binding protein, which produces MIDKNILFEEIVLDNLENVKKANVIDRSIKIKLIPNKIKVIYGVRRGGKTYFLFQIIKKHFKDDFLYINFEDERLINTTTKELNELLKIALSIKNTKNLFFDEIQNIDSWDKFIRRLNDSGFNIFITGSSSKLLSKEISTSLRGRNIKTEILPLNFKEFLKFKNFDVKERYSTIEKAELLKYLNEFIKFGGFPEITLIDNEEIKKDILREYLDSIFYRDVVERHNIRNIKEIKVLRNILINLFANEISIKKIINLLKEFNTKISRECIYNYLDYFGDSYLIFLLNNFSYKTKTVSNSKLYIIDGMWNFSLNFSRNKGRILENLVFLELRKKGFVENENLFYIKGKNYEVDFLIFDKEKELIQVCYELNEINKEREIKAFEKAIKDLKLDNVNLKIITYDTEGFEKITVNDKEYLIKIIPFWKWSLI; this is translated from the coding sequence ATGATTGACAAAAATATATTGTTTGAAGAGATTGTATTAGACAATTTAGAAAATGTTAAAAAAGCAAATGTTATTGATAGGAGTATCAAAATAAAGCTAATCCCTAATAAAATAAAGGTTATCTATGGTGTAAGGAGAGGAGGAAAGACATATTTTTTATTCCAAATAATAAAAAAGCATTTTAAAGATGATTTTCTCTACATAAATTTTGAAGATGAGAGGTTAATAAATACAACTACAAAGGAATTAAATGAGCTTTTAAAGATTGCATTGTCTATAAAAAACACAAAAAACTTATTTTTTGATGAGATTCAAAATATTGATAGTTGGGATAAATTTATTAGGAGATTGAATGACAGTGGTTTCAACATTTTTATAACTGGTTCGTCCTCTAAATTATTATCAAAAGAAATTTCCACATCTTTAAGAGGAAGAAATATAAAAACAGAGATACTACCATTAAACTTTAAAGAATTTTTGAAGTTTAAGAATTTTGACGTTAAAGAAAGATATTCAACTATTGAAAAGGCAGAATTGTTAAAATATTTAAATGAGTTCATTAAATTTGGAGGTTTTCCTGAAATAACTTTAATAGATAATGAAGAAATCAAAAAAGATATTTTAAGGGAGTATTTGGATAGTATATTTTATAGAGATGTTGTTGAGAGGCATAACATTAGGAATATAAAGGAAATTAAGGTTTTAAGAAACATTTTAATAAATTTATTTGCCAATGAAATTTCTATAAAAAAGATTATCAATCTACTCAAAGAATTCAATACAAAAATAAGTAGGGAGTGTATTTACAACTATTTAGATTATTTTGGTGATTCTTACCTAATATTTTTGTTAAACAACTTCTCTTATAAAACAAAAACTGTCTCTAACTCAAAACTTTACATTATCGATGGAATGTGGAATTTTTCATTGAATTTTAGTAGAAATAAAGGTAGGATTTTAGAAAACCTTGTATTTTTGGAGTTGAGAAAAAAAGGTTTTGTTGAGAATGAAAATCTTTTTTACATCAAAGGAAAAAACTATGAGGTTGATTTTTTAATATTTGATAAAGAGAAGGAATTAATTCAAGTGTGCTATGAACTAAATGAAATAAACAAGGAAAGGGAAATTAAAGCCTTTGAAAAGGCAATTAAAGATTTAAAGCTTGATAATGTTAATTTAAAAATTATTACCTACGATACTGAAGGATTTGAAAAAATAACGGTTAATGATAAAGAATATTTAATAAAAATAATCCCATTCTGGAAATGGAGCTTAATTTAA
- a CDS encoding helix-turn-helix domain-containing protein, with protein MEKVAMYIIGDIVLAENTGNALKKWRNLFNIQQIELAKYLNVSPSVISDYEVGRRKNPGVNIIKRYVLGLIEIDKEKGGQTIKALKRILDKSPSMKAILSIKEYRNPIALEKFIEVIDGEMLVGDNLDIPIYGHTVVDSIRAILEMTGDEFYHLYGWTTERALIFTNVSTGRSPMVAVRVSVMKPRVVVLQGITKDNVDKLALKLAEIDNIPLITTQIETKELIKKLNEIK; from the coding sequence ATGGAAAAGGTGGCGATGTATATAATAGGAGATATTGTCTTAGCTGAAAATACTGGAAATGCACTAAAAAAATGGAGAAACCTCTTTAACATCCAACAAATAGAATTGGCTAAATATTTAAACGTCTCTCCATCTGTGATAAGCGATTATGAAGTTGGAAGGAGAAAGAATCCCGGAGTAAATATCATAAAGAGGTATGTTTTAGGATTGATAGAAATAGATAAAGAAAAAGGAGGGCAAACAATAAAAGCATTAAAGAGGATTTTAGATAAAAGCCCGTCAATGAAGGCAATTTTATCAATAAAAGAATATAGGAATCCAATAGCACTCGAAAAATTTATAGAGGTTATCGATGGTGAGATGCTAGTTGGGGATAACTTAGATATACCAATATATGGGCATACTGTGGTTGATAGTATAAGGGCGATATTAGAAATGACAGGTGATGAGTTCTATCACCTCTATGGGTGGACTACTGAAAGGGCTTTGATATTCACAAACGTCTCAACTGGAAGAAGTCCAATGGTTGCAGTTAGAGTTAGTGTGATGAAGCCAAGGGTTGTTGTCTTACAAGGGATAACTAAAGACAATGTAGATAAATTAGCTTTAAAATTAGCTGAAATTGACAACATTCCATTAATAACAACACAAATTGAAACAAAAGAGCTCATAAAAAAATTGAATGAAATAAAATAA
- a CDS encoding hydroxymethylglutaryl-CoA synthase yields MVGIVGYGAYIPKYRIKVEEIARVWNKDPESIKNGLLVYEKAVPSLDEDTATIAVEAARNALKRAEINPKDIGAVYVGSESHPYAVKPTATIVAEAIDATPELTAADLEFACKAGTAGIQMCMGLVESGLIKYGLAIGADTAQGAPGDALEYTAAAGGAAYIIGKSNVVAEFNGTYSFTTDTPDFWRREGKPYPRHGGRFTGEPAYFKHVINAAKGLMEKMGTKPEDYDYCVFHQPNGKFYVRVAKILGFKEEQYKFGLLTPYIGNTYSGAVPLGLSNVLDNCEGGERILAVSYGSGAGSDAFDITVTSKIKEVKDKAKRTSYYLERKEYIDYALYAKFRKKIKM; encoded by the coding sequence ATGGTTGGTATTGTAGGTTATGGGGCATACATTCCAAAATATAGGATAAAAGTTGAAGAGATAGCAAGAGTATGGAATAAAGACCCTGAATCAATAAAAAATGGTCTTTTAGTTTATGAAAAAGCAGTTCCAAGCTTAGATGAGGATACTGCAACTATAGCTGTTGAAGCGGCAAGAAATGCGTTGAAAAGAGCTGAAATAAACCCAAAAGATATTGGGGCTGTTTATGTGGGTAGTGAAAGCCATCCTTATGCGGTTAAGCCAACAGCTACAATAGTTGCTGAAGCTATAGATGCAACTCCAGAGTTAACTGCCGCTGATTTAGAATTTGCATGTAAGGCAGGAACTGCAGGAATTCAGATGTGTATGGGATTAGTTGAGAGTGGTTTAATTAAATATGGTTTGGCTATTGGGGCAGATACAGCTCAAGGAGCTCCAGGGGATGCTTTAGAATATACAGCAGCAGCTGGAGGAGCAGCATACATAATTGGAAAATCAAACGTTGTTGCAGAGTTTAATGGAACCTATTCCTTCACAACAGACACCCCAGATTTTTGGAGAAGAGAGGGGAAGCCATATCCAAGACATGGAGGAAGATTTACAGGAGAGCCAGCTTACTTTAAACATGTGATTAATGCAGCTAAAGGATTGATGGAGAAGATGGGAACAAAGCCAGAAGATTATGATTACTGTGTTTTCCATCAACCAAACGGAAAGTTCTATGTTAGAGTGGCTAAGATTTTAGGATTTAAAGAGGAGCAGTATAAATTTGGACTATTGACTCCTTACATTGGAAACACCTATTCAGGAGCTGTTCCTTTAGGATTGTCAAACGTCTTAGACAACTGTGAAGGTGGAGAAAGAATTTTAGCTGTTTCTTATGGAAGTGGGGCTGGAAGCGATGCTTTTGATATAACTGTAACATCAAAAATAAAAGAAGTTAAAGATAAAGCTAAGAGAACTTCCTATTACTTAGAAAGAAAAGAATACATTGACTATGCATTATACGCTAAATTTAGGAAGAAGATTAAGATGTAA
- a CDS encoding thiolase domain-containing protein, producing the protein MRDVAIIGYGQTKFGELWERSFRSLIVEAGVKAVEAAGIDGKDIDEMYVGNMSAGLFVGQEHIASLIADHAGLNPIPSTRVEAACASGSLALRQAILNVASGASDVVLVGGVEKMTDVVDATSAISSASDQEWEALYGATFPSLYAMMAQRYMYEYGLTLEELSMWSVIMHENASKNRYAQFPFKVTLEQVLNSSPVAEPLRLLHCSPVSDGAAALIVCEAEKAKEFVNKDDIIYIKASVQASDTIALHSRESITTLKAAKVASEKAYKMANIEPKDIDVAEVHDCFAINGLILMEELGFCKKGEAGKVVYDKMIAIDYDGFPAVNPSGGLKAAGHALGATGIRQVGEIYWQLKQDKEVKDRQVEIKNGYGITANVGGTGGTVCIHILSDKK; encoded by the coding sequence ATGAGAGATGTTGCTATTATTGGATATGGGCAAACAAAGTTTGGTGAATTATGGGAAAGAAGCTTTAGAAGTTTAATTGTTGAAGCTGGAGTTAAGGCAGTTGAAGCAGCAGGTATTGATGGAAAGGATATAGATGAAATGTACGTTGGAAATATGAGTGCTGGTTTGTTTGTTGGGCAGGAACATATAGCTTCATTAATAGCAGACCATGCAGGTTTGAATCCAATCCCTTCAACAAGGGTTGAGGCTGCATGTGCATCAGGTAGCTTAGCTTTAAGGCAGGCGATTTTAAATGTAGCAAGTGGGGCGAGTGATGTAGTTTTAGTTGGTGGAGTAGAGAAGATGACGGATGTTGTCGATGCAACTTCAGCTATATCATCTGCCTCAGATCAAGAATGGGAAGCTTTGTATGGGGCTACGTTCCCTTCACTGTATGCTATGATGGCTCAGAGGTATATGTATGAGTACGGCTTAACTTTGGAAGAGTTGTCAATGTGGAGCGTTATTATGCATGAAAACGCCTCAAAAAATAGGTATGCTCAATTTCCATTTAAGGTTACATTGGAGCAAGTTCTCAATTCCTCACCAGTTGCTGAACCTTTAAGGTTGTTACACTGTTCCCCAGTATCAGATGGAGCTGCCGCTCTTATAGTATGTGAGGCGGAGAAGGCTAAGGAGTTTGTAAATAAAGATGACATTATTTATATTAAAGCGAGTGTTCAGGCGTCAGATACTATTGCCTTACATAGTAGAGAGAGTATAACAACTTTGAAAGCTGCTAAAGTAGCAAGTGAAAAAGCATATAAAATGGCGAATATAGAGCCAAAAGATATAGATGTTGCTGAAGTTCATGACTGCTTTGCAATAAATGGTTTAATATTGATGGAGGAACTCGGCTTTTGCAAAAAAGGAGAGGCAGGAAAGGTAGTTTATGATAAGATGATAGCTATCGACTATGATGGATTCCCAGCAGTAAATCCAAGTGGAGGGTTGAAAGCTGCTGGACACGCTTTAGGAGCAACAGGAATAAGACAAGTTGGAGAGATTTACTGGCAGTTAAAGCAGGATAAAGAGGTTAAAGATAGGCAGGTTGAGATTAAAAACGGATATGGAATTACTGCAAACGTTGGAGGAACTGGAGGAACTGTTTGCATCCATATACTATCTGATAAAAAATAA
- a CDS encoding CooT family nickel-binding protein, whose protein sequence is MCSCNLYFNGELVMEDVMIVEKNGNKIIAIDLFGDKKEFVGEIKKIDLNENKIFIEA, encoded by the coding sequence ATGTGCAGTTGCAATCTCTACTTTAATGGAGAGTTAGTTATGGAAGATGTCATGATTGTTGAAAAAAATGGGAATAAAATTATAGCAATTGATTTATTTGGGGATAAAAAAGAGTTTGTTGGGGAGATTAAAAAAATCGACTTAAATGAAAATAAGATATTCATAGAAGCATAG
- a CDS encoding Zn-ribbon domain-containing OB-fold protein translates to MVVRSWRHIKERYNLIGVKCKNCGTVYFPSREICPKCRRKTEFEEIKLSGRGKVYTYSIVHVAPKDFEKQAPYVIAIIELEEGARITGQIVDCKPEEVYIGMPVEVVFRRIKEDGDDGVITYGYKFKPVEN, encoded by the coding sequence ATGGTTGTTAGAAGTTGGAGACACATAAAGGAAAGATATAACCTAATTGGAGTTAAATGTAAAAATTGTGGGACTGTTTACTTCCCTTCAAGAGAGATATGTCCCAAATGTAGAAGAAAAACAGAGTTTGAAGAAATAAAATTGAGTGGAAGAGGGAAAGTTTATACTTATTCAATTGTCCATGTAGCACCAAAGGATTTTGAAAAACAGGCTCCTTATGTAATAGCCATAATTGAGTTGGAAGAAGGAGCAAGAATTACAGGGCAGATAGTAGATTGTAAGCCAGAAGAGGTTTATATTGGCATGCCTGTTGAAGTAGTGTTTAGAAGAATTAAAGAAGATGGTGATGATGGAGTCATAACATATGGCTACAAATTTAAGCCTGTTGAAAACTAA